Sequence from the Rutidosis leptorrhynchoides isolate AG116_Rl617_1_P2 chromosome 3, CSIRO_AGI_Rlap_v1, whole genome shotgun sequence genome:
CTCTGTTATTGTTTCATTTGTTCGATTTAGGGTTTCCATTATGCTCGACTTAGGGTTATGTAAATATATAATAAGATATTCATCAAGTAGATTGTGTTGGTTTCTTTTTTTACACAACACTAACATGGATGAAGTCACAAAGGTCGAATAGTAACTTTCGAACAAAATTAGTCGGATAATGAAACTAGATATTGGTCTGTttacattttttatatatatatatgaatttaagttcatttatatatatgattaagtTGAATCATTTTCTTCTATGTTGTTGGAGTGGTCTTAAACATAAGTTTCGTAAGAAATATCATTTGAATTGTTATTTAGGATTTATATGATTCATGTGTATTTCAATGTTCAAATTTCAGGATTTGAAACATGAATTTGTGTGTAAGAGATTGCCATTGTAATGACCATATGGCAATTCCACTGTTTATGTCTAAGGTGTAGTTATGATCTATACAAGGGGTTTATAGTTCCAAGAACCCTTGAATTTTATATAGTAGTTTTTTTGGTCAACTCATCAAGGACAATGACCATTTTGTCATGCAGGTGCACAAACTTATACTCCAATATGCCGCTTTgtttttctttacataaaaaaggCATGACCAGTTGTTTTCATCTAAAAGGTTGGTTGGTTGTTTGTTTATAAATTGCTTTTGGAAAAAAATACAAGATACAAGTAAGATATTGTTTTAGCTTAAAAGTCTTGGCACtacttgtaacaccctaggcaaatcccacatcgcccacgaacatgagtgatcatgggattataaggtaatactcacgcttaaatgacacaacgcgttttgggaccacaggttgagtagaagtgcgagtacgctgcagttaagcgtgctcgggcgagagcactaccaggatgggtgacctcctgggaaagtgcttttcgtgtgtggtcgccaagaaaaagccgtgcgcctgcgggcaaagcggacaatattgtggtcatgttaagctggggtgttacagaatggtatcagagccactcatgtgccgttgggggtggtggggcaacctcatcgaggacgatgagtccctaaggggggtgaatgtaacaccctaggcaaatcccacatcgcccacgaacatgagtgatcatggaattataaggtaatactcacgcttaaatgacacaacgcgttttgggaccacaggttgagtagaagtgcgagtacgctgcagttaagcgtgctcgggcgagagcactaccaggatgggtgacctcctgggaaagtgtttctcgtgtgtggtcgccaagaaaaagccgtgcgcctgcgggcaaagcggacagtattgtggtcatgttaagctggggtgttacactaCTAGATATATTTCATCCGTTAAATATTTTGTAATGTACAGTGTTTAGAGGTTGATTTGTTTTTAGTATGTTTATATTGTATGAAGATGTTGTATACTTAATCATCTTAATTTTATGTCTGAATGAAGATGTTGATTTGAAAGTATTTAAGATGATGTGCTTTACATTCAGTCTGTTTTGTTTGTGTAGTAATTCTGACATTAAATTGTGTACACTCTTGATTTGGATTATATGTAGGTCCGAAAAGTTTGGGGCGAAATGGCAAATGGTGATTTTTTCGGTGCATGAGAGCCTGAGAGGTGCTCGATGAAATGTCTGAAATATAAATTCGGTATGGTTTTTGATATAATTCAAGAATGCAGAATAGTTATGATATGAATATGAAGACCTTATATTTTTTCAAGAGTATATGTTATATTATGAATTGAGGTGGGATCCATGTGGAATTATAACTATGTATGGGGTAAAGCAGTTGGATATGCTTAGTTATGTTTTCTTGATGCTtacattatatttttttatattgagTTGTAATTTTTAATGTACCAATATGTACccaagtatttatatacatatatacatattttacatattaTTACATAATACTAGCTGTTAATGTTCTGTAAGCAAGTAAAGTTCAGGGTGTGTGTTTAGGAGTAGTTTAGGAAAGTTGGGTCAAGGTTCCTATTGGCTGCTGAATTTGGATTGTTGTCCATATTGAGTTTACAATTGGTGTTGTGTGCTTTGCAAAGTGGTTGTTCTATTTGTAGAGGACCTCATTTGGGCGTGCAGAGTGTTAGTTGACTAAGTGATGATTATTTTTTCAATCTTGTGAGTATGTATTTTTTTAGTTAAATTTTCAGAGGGTGGGGTAGTGTGCTTTGTAAAGTGGTTGTTCGATTTGTAGTAGAGTCCATTTGAGCAGGTTACTCCATTTTACCAGTTTTTGGTGTTCATTTTGCAGAAACTAGAATGAGCTGCAATTTCTTTTTGTAGGTTTTGTAAACCGCAGAATTGAAATGTATTTAGATGAAAGATAAAGAAGATTTTACGGctaaaaaattagaaaagaaattAAAATAAACTACTTAAACTATATGATAAAAGAAACTACACTCGTCAAATATACTATTATAATATCAAGTAactttataaagtatttttattcatgagtatttatttcaaacccgtgatttcacgggtcaatgAACTAGTTTCATATAAATTAGATCTTTTCGGTTATCCTTAAAATATTTAGCCTCCTATCACTTGTACTTTCGATTTTCAATTAGATCATATAGGTCTATGTAATTATACctttactaataataaaattactttcttgattttataaaaaaaataaatcagCATCTAAAAATACCTAAATAAAACCTTGTGACAATCGAGAGAATCAGAATAGTCCAATCCGAATACTTAAAATACCAATTTTGCTCACATAATTGACAAGTAATGTGGTCTTATAAAAAATCACAACTTTCTCAAAAGTCATGTACACCGATGTAGTAAAAAAAAACCGACTATATAATATACccgtattaattattattttaattattaccattaccattaccttaccaatataactaatagatAAAATTTGTCTTACtttttatgaatagtactattcaatttTTCGTTTTTTACAAATCAACCCCTTAACTTTcactaaaatacaaatcgaaccattactttatacctatattataaattattatttatcccatcactaacaccaaaaacacccactaggctttaccggcttctacactgcgctcaaacattaggacccacataggccactactgtgctacatttttttttgtctccaacgataaaataagcaactttcttaaaatgaacaacccttcaatgttaccaaaagatgttgaaaaatattttttttacaaaatagatcaactaactttaacgctaaaagaaacaactttcacaaaggaacaacccttcaatgttagatgtcaaaaaaaattcttttttacaaaatagatccacaaaaggaaagactttttttttaactcgcattcaaaacggagcaccCGGCACGAAGCGAGCGATCCACAACTAGTTAATTAACTGATTAatcaatttattaattattaaattaattaacaTAAGATATACTCCGTATATACATAAATATACGTACGTACATACCAACAGATCCGCCGTTATATATCACTGTTTTTCTTTTCACAAACCCCACCATTTCAACTACATCACGTTCTCTCAATCGTATCGCCGTTTCTCACTCGTGTTTGCCGGCCAAACACACCACAGATCCTTCTTCTCTGATCATCAATACCACATAATAACGATGGCTTTCGATAAGATTAAGGTTGATAATCCCATCGTTGAGATGGACGGTAAGTCATCCTCAtcctcataataataattaatatatacctTTATTAATAATCATTCATCGTTTCCTTTAATTACCCATGCTTGGATCTTGATCCCATATGatcgctgtttttttttttttttttttttttttttttgctatttaGTTATTCTTATGTTATAGATTTGAAATATGATATGATCTGATCAACTATTGTTTTGTCTACACTCTCATTATGAATATAACTTTTATGCGTTTGAAAAAATTGACTAAAAAATaccaacttttttttttctttttgatttttctcGGCTCAATtatgtacttttttttttttctgtgtagGTAAAGTCATATCATATCATGTATTATTATATCAGTACTAAAAGTTTTGCTGTCTGTCCGTTTTAGTTTTAAAGAAAGCTTCTTTTATAAATGAAAATTTTGTATAATAAGATGATTGTGCAGTAAAATGTTAGCTGGGCTCAATTTTGGCTTAATTTTTGTTAGATTGGAAAGGAAGTAGCCTGATTAAAAACAGGATCAAAGTAAAATTTTGAATGAAAGTGGCAAAGTGTTAAAGTTATTGATTGATCACTACTAAATACTAATTGTTACATAATATTGATATATCTGGTTTTGGTATACATGAATCCCTTCTGTTTTGCCATGACTAGAGACCATTTTACTTTAGAAAACTGAATAAAAATCAAAcattttgttatatataaattgCTTTTTATTTTTGTATTGGTAGTATTACTGAGCAAAAAGCTGCTTTTAGTAATAAGCTTAAATTATGACCAATTGCATTATACTTGAGATGAAAGAAGTGTTATTTTTGTAACTGGATGGTTGAGTTTGTTTATGCACATGTGAAACTGTGATTCTGTCAATCTTTCTTACGCTATGTGATAGTATTGGCTTATTTAAGATGTGGTGGGGCCCGTCTTTAGTGTTCGAGTGACTGTGACATATAACCATTAATCATCCTGGATAATTAGCTAAGGATTAATGACTAGCAATAATTACTCAAGGAATCAAGACATATACTTCATAGTATTCTTAacttacatgttatatatatatatttttttttttgcaggaGATGAAATGACTCGTATCTTTTGGCAATCAATTAAGGATAAGGTTGATATGTACTACGAGTAATtgtatagttttaattttaatattgatTATAGCAGAATTACAGTGCTAATATACAAAAACTGTGCTCATATACTGCagctcatatttccatttctcgatCTCGACATCAAGTATTACGATCTTGGCCTTCCTAACCGTGATGCAACTGACGATAAGGTTACCGTTGAAAGTGCTGAAGCTACTCTCAAGTACGCTTGCTCGTTACTTCTTTTTTCGCCTCTTCTTTTATGTTTTACAAGAACACACTTTATACGTTCCTCCAAATTCTGATACATTAAACAAATTATCAGGTACAATGTTGCAATTAAGTGCGCCACCATTACCCCAGGTATGTTTAACAGTAATATAATACATGATACATTCTATTATATAACTAATGGGTGTAATGGAATTGATGGAATGGCCTATTTACAGATGAGGCTCGTATGAAGGAATTCACGTTGAAAAACATGTGGAAGAGTCCAAACGGGACAATCAGGAATATTTTGAACGGTTAGTATAATGTTTTTCATTTAAAAGATGTTAAAGCTACGGATATATGCATTTTTAATACGTATATGCTCACTACCACATTTGGACACTACTGCAGGCACAGTATTTAGAGAACCAATTCTCTGCAAAAATATCCCAAAATTAATTCCAGGTATTTACCAATCTAGAAGTCGGTTTGCTGTTTTTTATTGTGTTTATCTCGTGCAATTAAATGGCGGGTATATACAGGATGGACAAAGCCAATATGTATCGGAAGACATGCGTTTGGTGATCAGTACAAAGCTACTGATGCAGTGATTAAAGGACCTGGCAAATTGAAGTTAGTTTTTGGTATGCTTATTATTCATTTATATCTTAAGATAATAATCAGAAATTCGTCATTCCATTAAAATCgtcatgtttttttttttattacaatttaTTTggaattattaatttttatttttctttttgcaGTTCCAGAAGGAGAAGGTGAGAAAATAGACTTGGAGGTTTACAACTTCACTGGTGCTGGAGGGGTAGCTTTGTCAATGTACAACACTGACgaggtatatttttttttaatctgTCTGTTTTCTATATCTGTTTTCTGATCGGTATATCGATCATTAAACCTGATTTTAAATGTCATTTTGTTGAATAGTCCATCACTGCTTTTGCGGAGGCCTCGATGAACACGGCTTATCAGAAAAAGTGGCCACTTTATCTTAGCACCAAGAACACTATTCTTAAGAAATATGATGGAAGGTAATGTTATATTCATCTGTAATATGTACATTTACTGAATGAAAATCTGTTACCTagtgtcctttttttttttttttttttttttttttttttttttttttttttgaaaaagattCAAGGACATTTTCCAAGAAGTTTATGAAAGAAACTGGCAATCAAAGTTTGAGGCTGCTGGAATATGGTTAGTAGCTAAATCTTGTTGATTTGCAGTATCCTGATTTCATTAAGttaaatcatcattatcatcatcatcatttgcagGTATGAACACCGTCTAATTGATGATATGG
This genomic interval carries:
- the LOC139896621 gene encoding isocitrate dehydrogenase [NADP]-like isoform X2 gives rise to the protein MAFDKIKVDNPIVEMDGDEMTRIFWQSIKDKLIFPFLDLDIKYYDLGLPNRDATDDKVTVESAEATLKYNVAIKCATITPDEARMKEFTLKNMWKSPNGTIRNILNGTVFREPILCKNIPKLIPGWTKPICIGRHAFGDQYKATDAVIKGPGKLKLVFVPEGEGEKIDLEVYNFTGAGGVALSMYNTDESITAFAEASMNTAYQKKWPLYLSTKNTILKKYDGRFKDIFQEVYERNWQSKFEAAGIWYEHRLIDDMVAYALKSDGGYVWACKNYDGDVQSDMLAQGFGSLGLMTSVLVCPDGKTIEAEAAHGTVTRHYRVHQKGGETSTNSIASIFAWTRGLAHRAKLDNNSKLLEFTEKLEAACIGTVESGKMTKDLALIIHGSKMSREHYLNTEEFIDAVANELKARLVGKSSL
- the LOC139896621 gene encoding isocitrate dehydrogenase [NADP]-like isoform X1, which translates into the protein MAFDKIKVDNPIVEMDGDEMTRIFWQSIKDKLIFPFLDLDIKYYDLGLPNRDATDDKVTVESAEATLKYNVAIKCATITPDEARMKEFTLKNMWKSPNGTIRNILNGTVFREPILCKNIPKLIPGWTKPICIGRHAFGDQYKATDAVIKGPGKLKLVFVPEGEGEKIDLEVYNFTGAGGVALSMYNTDESITAFAEASMNTAYQKKWPLYLSTKNTILKKYDGRFKDIFQEVYERNWQSKFEAAGIWYEHRLIDDMVAYALKSDGGYVWACKNYDGDVQSDMLAQGFGSLGLMTSVLVCPDGKTIEAEAAHGTVTRHYRVHQKGGETSTNSIASIFAWTRGLAHRAKLDNNSKLLEFTEKLEAACIGTVESGKMTKDLALIIHGSKMSREHYLNTEEFIDAVANELKARLVGKSSLYVSL